ATGTGGGGCTGCAGCTGGTTCAACGGCACAGGGCTGGTGGGGGAGCTGCCTGCCTGCCAGGACCTGCAGCTGGGGCTGTCACTGTTGTCgctgctgggcctggtggtgggcgtgCCAGTGGGCCTGTGCTACAACGCCCTGCTGGTGCTGGCCAACCTACACAGCAAGGCCAGCATGACCATGCCGGATGTGTACTTTGTCAACATGGCAGTGGCAGGCCTGGTGCTCAGCGCCCTGGCCCCCGTGCACCTGCTCGGCCCCCCGAGCTCCCGGTGGGCGCTGTGGAGTGTGGGCGGCGAGGTCCACGTGGCACTGCAGATCCCCTTCAATGTGTCCTCACTGGTGGCCATGTACTCCACCGCCCTGCTGAGCCTCGACCACTACATCGAGCGTGCACTGCCGCGGACCTACATGGCCAGCGTGTACAACACACGGCACGTGTGCGGCTTCGTGTGGGGTGGCGCGCTGCTGACCAGCTTCTCCTCACTGCTCTTCTACATCTGCAGCCACGTGTCCACCCGTGCGCTAGAGTGCGCCAAGATGCAGAACGCAGAGGCCGCCGACACCACGCTGGTGTTCATCGGCTACGTGGTGCCAGCACTGGCCGCCCTGTACGCGCTGGTGCTACTCTCCCGCGTCCGCAGGGAGGACACGCCCCTGGACCGGGACACGGGCCGGCTGGAGCCCTCGGCACACAGGCTGCTGGTGGCCACCGTGTGCACGCAGTTTGGGCTCTGGACGCCGCACTATCTGATCCTGCTGGGGCACACGGTCGTCGTCTCACAAGGGAAGCCTGTGGATGCACACTACCTGGGGCTGCTGCACTTTGCGAAGGATTtctccaaactcctggccttctCCAGCAGCGTCGTGACACCGCTTCTCTACCGCTACATGAACCAGAGCTTCCCCAGCAAGCTCCGACGGCTGATGAAGCTGCCCTGTGGGGACCGGCACTGCTCCCCAGACCACGTGGGGGTGCAGCAGGTGCTGGCGTAGGCAGCCCAGCCCTCCTGGGGAGACGTGACTCTGGTGGATGCAGAGCACTTAGTTACCCTGGACGCCCTCCACGTCCTTCCAGGAGGAGACGAGCTGCTGGAAGAGAAGTAGGAGGGGTGTttttcttgaagttttctttttcccacaAATGCCACTCTTGGGCCAAGGCCGTGGTCCCCGTGGCTGGCATCTGGCTTGAGTCTCCCTGAGGCCTGTGCGTCTCCTGAACACGCAGCTCAAGGTCCACATCTGCAAAAGCCTCCTCGCCTTCAGCCTCCTCAGCATTCAGTTTGTCAATGAAGTGATGAAAGTTTAGAGCCAGTATTTATATTTTGTGCTTCAAATACTTGATTCCCccttgtttgttttataaaaacagaTGTTTTCTAGAAAAATGACAAGTATTAAAATGAACGAAACCCTACGAAAGAATGGCAACAGCCAGGGTGGCCGGGCCCTGCCAGTGGGCGGCGGGTGCTGGCCGGGCCTGCCGGGTGTGCCGCGGTCACCACAGGGTTCTGAGAATATTTCACAGAAGTGCCTGAGACGCGGAGACACGGCTGATGTTAAGTGGAGCTATTCAGTAGCAGTGACGCACTCTCCTCAGCCAACAAATGTCCCTGACACCGTCCCCAGCCCCACAGATAACATCAGCTGAGGTTTTTTTCAGTATGAAACTATCCTAAATCAACTCCTCAAAGTGTACACAAAactaaagaatataaataaacaaaagaaagtaaGGTGTGTTAGGATTTCTGACTGAATACCAGAGCTGAAGGGCCCCCAGGGGACAGAGGGCCGGAGGCTGTGTCACACGGCGTCTGGTGGGAGGGCCAGGGTGGAACCTGAGGCCAGCTCCCAAGGCACCTGGGACCAGCATCCGCATCTCCGCGGCCCTCGCAGCCTCAGGTTGGGCCCGGACCGGCCTGTTCCACTTGGGCGCACAGGTCTGAAGTGAGGAGGGTCCATAGTGGGGCGGGTCTTAGTGAGGCGGGTCCGTAGTGGGCGGGTCTTTAGTGAGGCGGGTCCATGGTGGGCGGGTCTTAGTGAGGCGGGTCCGTAGTGAGGCCAGTCTTGGGGGGGCGGGTCCGTACTGAAGCAGGTCCGTAATGAAGCAGGGCCGTAGTGGAGCAGGTCCGTATTGAGGCAGGTCCGTAGTCGGGCGGATCCACAGTGGGGTGGGTCCATAGTGGGGCGGGCCTTAGTGAGGGGGGTCTTAGTGGGGCAGGTCCGTAGTGGGCGGGCCTTAGTGAGGCGGGTCCGTAGTGGGCGGGCCTAGTGAGGCGGGTCCGTAGTGGGCGGGTCTTAGTGAGGCGGGTCTGTAGTGGGCGGGTCTTAGTGAGGCGGGTCTTAGTGGGGCGGGTCCGTAGTGGGCGGGTCCTAGTGGGGCGGGTCCGTAGTGAAGCGGGTCTGTAGTGAGGCGGATCTTAGTGAGGCAGGTCTGCAGTGAGGCGGGTCTGTAGTCAGGGAGCAATTGTTCCTGTCAGCCTGGCTGGAGACCTTCCACCCATTGGGATTTTGTAAAACATCTACTTTAAAATGTGGCCGTGAGAAAAGCCCCCACTCCTCCCCACCATCTGTTCGCCTCTCCCCGATTTTCTAGGATTAAAGTATAGGCCCGCAATCCCCTACCCCCAATTCTAAAGCCCAGAAAGCTCGGAAAACAGGAAGATGGTCCCCCCAAGTTTATAGCAAATTCACTGGACAGCGATCCCTGACCTGAAGGGGTGTGAGGGCTTCATGTCCATGCGGACCCCACCCCTTCTGAAGATGGGCCGATGTGGCTGTGGGAGCTACCCCGAGCGCGCCGGGGTTCTGTGGCACACTTCCTCCCCACAGCCTGAACGCGCTGGAATTCTGAGTATGCCCGGCCCCAGGgacagtgggggtggggtggggggagcggcaCCTTGCAGCCATCGACGTGGGGACGTCACGCGCTGGTCCCAGTCTCCTGGGAATTCAGCCACGAGGTCACTGGCATTATTCATCACGTGCTGCAAGCAGGTCAGAGTCAGCCTTGTGAGGACGCGGCTCTGCGTGGCTCCTGCGGGGAGCTCAGACCCGCGGGACAGGCTCCTAAGCCGTGGCATTAGAGAACAGTTTTCTGAGCTGTTTCTGTCAGTGTTTTGTTTACAGGTGTGCCAGGATCTCATGTGAACCTTTAAAGCCGCAGGCCTgacctccctcccactccctctgGAGCTGGAGCTTGTGTAAGGGCCGCGTCTCTGATGGTCCTGGGCTTCCCATCACCATGCCTGCTCGGAAACCCTGACATCCGACGAGGAAATGATCACACAATCCCACAGAAACCTGCCCAGCGGCTGGCGCCGTCACCCCAACCCTCCTCCCCCTGCAGCCCGGCTCTGCAGGGTGGGGTGTCCGTGCTTGAACCAGGAGACCCTTTTCCTGGCCGATACTTTACAGCCCCCTTGGCTCCAGGCTGAGCTCCCAGGAAAGGGGCAGACCCCACACACAGGTGAGTGCGGCACTGGGCTGCCTCTGCCCGGGAATTACACCATCCAACTATCCTCCCCAAAGGCAGGAGGGGCCTAAAATCACTATTTCAATTTCTCAGTGGCTTTGGGTGCAAACTGGCTCATTTCTGTGGGTCTGTTGGGGGGGACTGGCCTGCATTCAAtatccctcaccccaccctgctGGGTGGCCCTGTGGAGGGCCCCGGGGACACCCTGCTGCCTGGTCAGCTGTTTCTGGTGGGCCCCACGCAGGGCAGGCATGTGCCTCCAGCGCAGACCCTCGCCTGCTACCTGAGACACTTCACTGTGCACCAtggcctcccccaaccccccacccagCGAGTCCCCTCCTCATCCCCAGCTTCCCGCCAGCCTCTGCTGCCTGAGACCCTCCACTGCGCGCCAAGGCCTCCGTCCTCATCCCCAAGCCCCCGCCAGTCTCTATGGCTGCTTCCCAGGAGCTGCGCCGCTGACTTTTCCTGAGACACCTGCTCATCTATATTCTATGTTGCCTTCACCTGGGAAGATTCAGCACCTCCCGAGCCTCCTGCCGCCCCTGAGAGATTCCTAAAGCCTTCACCTCATCACACACAGAACACGAAAACTTGAGCCACTCGGGGGAGAAAAAGGAGCTACTTATAAAAAGTCAAGGTAGTCGTCTGCCCAACTCCCCAATTCTTCCCCAGTTTGTGAGACACCAGGATGCCAGTTTTTCAGCGTGTGACGTCCCAAGGTCAATGATATTGCTACCAACACTTCTTGACTACTATAGTTCAAAAATCATTCATCTCATTTGTTTATCCATAAATCAGCCTTGCCCTGCTTCCTTAAATAAGATTTCAGAAAGGGAGTTTAGTTGTGGATTCACTTCATTAAATTTGTAAGAGTTATTGTAGGAAGCTGGATCTATTGTGAATTGTGGCAGAGAGATCAGGAAATCTACACACGTCTTCTTTCATACACAGCACGCGACAGAGGGAAAGCAGGAATAGTAACCGTAACAGAAAGTATCATAAAATTGGTTATTTCCCCTCGAATTGTACTTCTTAATACTTTCGGTTACCCCTCTGTAGTTCCTCTTTGCAGAAATTCTGTCCACCCAATCACCCAGGAGTGGTTCCACTTGACACATGCCCGGCACGCGAACCACGTCTCCACACGTCTCAAACGGTAGCGGAGTACCTTGCCTGCCGGTGAGAGGAGTAAGCCACGCAGGCTGAAGGAGCAGGCCTGCCCAACACAGGCGTTACTCCTcccagaaaaataagaataaaatcacCATTGACTGCACCCCTGAGGGCTTCTGTGGCCCTGAGGATGGAACTGAGGGTGTTGGGGTATCTGCAGCCCTCCCAAGGATTCCGGCAGAAGTGAGAGCACACgttcctgcctctgccctgctgCACAGGGCAGCCTGGCAAGAGCTGTATGGCGGTGTGCACGGTCCACACTCTGTCAGGTTGGGAAGTGATGGAAGAGCAGAGAATCTAGGCAGGAAGCATAATGTGAACATGCCCATTTCACACGTACCCCTACTCCTACCCCTAACCCCTAACTCTAACCAACTTAAACCTCACCTAAACACCCTATCCCTAACCCCCAAccaccctaaccctaacccttaAAGAATCGCTCTGGGCCTGCCTGGCTTTGCCGAGCCTGAGCGTGTGAGTGCACCTGACCTGCCCCCTCCGTTCTCTCTGGGCTCCTCCATCCTGTGTCTGCTGGCATCGCTCACAGACCCACGCCCCATCCTGCTCAGCCACCTTGACTCGCTGTGGGACCACACGATGAACACAGCTCTGACGCTGACAGCTGAGCCCGGCCACATCTGGGGCTTCCATGCGACGCTGTCCCCAAACAGCAAAGCTTGGGGTACAGATGGGAGGCGTCCTGAGGCTGGGACAAGGACTGGTCAGGGGCTGGCAGCCGGCCTGGCAACGTAAGCAAGCCCCTGGCTTTCCCGCTGCTCACTGCCTTGGCTGTCCTCCTCACTCTGCGACTGACTGCATGCTCCTGAGAAATGGGCTCCCCGTGCTGCTCCTGGGGCGTGCGTCATTTTCCCGTGTGCCGTGTCCTCCGGGTTCCAGGCACCACCATTAATTTGTCCACTCTGCTGCTGACAAACATGGGGACTGTTTCCAACTTCAGGCATTCGTGCACGAAGCAGCACTGTTCTGCCGTGTCTCCCAGTGCCCACCACGGGCCCCTGCGTGGGGCACTCCTTGGGCAGACACAGCCTCAGCCGCGCACGCTCACCAAGCGTGGCCTCACGTCCTCACCTGCCCTTGGTGCCATGTGTCTCTGGTATTTTGTGCCAAGCCAGGGGAGGATTAAGGCATTTCCCGTCTTAATGACGTCTTGGTCTCTCTTAACGAAGCGCCTCTTTGGGGATTCTGCCCACGTTTCTAAGTGATGTAAGGTCCTTCCTGGTTTGATCTGAATGTGGGCCCTTGCCACGGCTCCTTACCCTAACTGTACCCCTGTACCTGTCTGTTCCCTTTCCACAGAAGGGCGAGCTCTACCACACCACAGAGAAGTCAGAGCGCCGCAAGTCCCCATCTGGAAGATGGGAGATGCCTCGGAAAGAGCCTGCTCTTCCCTCTGCAGAGGAGGGGGGCAGGGGAGTACTAGCCACACTCACAACTGGCAGCCTCTGAGGGGAGGGAGTCACTTCAACATCTCGAACCTTAGACAGATGTGTGTGCCTCAGGcagcacgcacacgcacacacacacacgcgtgcaagcatgcacacatatgcaagCACGgacgcacgcacacacatacacgcgtgcaagcatgcacacatatgcaagcacacacgcacacacacacacacgcgtgcaagCATGCACACATACGCAAGcacgcatgcacacgcacacacaagcGTGcaagcatgcacacatatgcaagcacgcacgcacgcacacacacgctgGAAGAGGCTTCACACGCGTCGGCTGCAGGGTAGGAGACCTGACACAGTGCTGGGTCCTGACGGGCCATGACGTGAAGATGGGGACACCAGGCCTTAGCAGCCACAGAACAGGCCCCAGAAAGACGCACAACGGCTCCACTCTCGGAAGCAGATGGTGGCTCTGGAGGGAGACAAGGCTTACCTTGCTCTAGGGACCCCGAGGAGACGCTGTGCAGGGAGACTGCCCCCAGCAGGAGACATGGAGGGAGAGGGCAGAAGGAACAGCGGTGGGGACCAGGGGCACCAACAGGTTCCAGACCCTGACCCTGAGCTTCCCGCAGCGCCTAAACCCAACACCCTGACTCccgagaggaagggagggaatcCCGAGCTGACCTCACACAGGAGAACCGAAGCTCAAAGCTC
Above is a window of Nomascus leucogenys isolate Asia chromosome 20, Asia_NLE_v1, whole genome shotgun sequence DNA encoding:
- the GPR146 gene encoding probable G-protein coupled receptor 146, with product MWGCSWFNGTGLVGELPACQDLQLGLSLLSLLGLVVGVPVGLCYNALLVLANLHSKASMTMPDVYFVNMAVAGLVLSALAPVHLLGPPSSRWALWSVGGEVHVALQIPFNVSSLVAMYSTALLSLDHYIERALPRTYMASVYNTRHVCGFVWGGALLTSFSSLLFYICSHVSTRALECAKMQNAEAADTTLVFIGYVVPALAALYALVLLSRVRREDTPLDRDTGRLEPSAHRLLVATVCTQFGLWTPHYLILLGHTVVVSQGKPVDAHYLGLLHFAKDFSKLLAFSSSVVTPLLYRYMNQSFPSKLRRLMKLPCGDRHCSPDHVGVQQVLA